One Melanotaenia boesemani isolate fMelBoe1 chromosome 8, fMelBoe1.pri, whole genome shotgun sequence DNA segment encodes these proteins:
- the abcb8 gene encoding mitochondrial potassium channel ATP-binding subunit produces the protein MEAFTVAYISGVLCKQLHNRIWKCCQSHLEPDSESRPPVLYKDIQTPSYPTRPGHEILKKFNLTLPPCKTVAIVGESGGGKSTVASLLERFYDPTSGVIMLDGLDIRTLDLAWLRGQVIGFINQEPVLFGSSIMENIRFGKPDATDTEVINAAKQANAHRFITSFPDGYNTMVGERGVTLSGGQKQRIAIARALIKNPNILVLDEATSALDAESEGVVQEALDRATRGRTVLIIAHRLSTIQGADLICVMSNGRIVEAGTHLELLSKGGLYSDLIRRQRAKGQK, from the exons ATGGAAGCTTTCACG GTGGCATACATCTCCGGGGTCTTATGCAAACAGCTCCACAACAGAATCTGGAAGTGCTGTCAGTCGCATTTGGAGCCTGACTCAGAGAGCCGTCCGCCAGTCCTCTACAAGGACATCCAAACCCCCAG TTATCCAACAAGACCTGGCCATGAAATTTTGAAGAAGTTCAACCTGACGCTGCCACCTTGTAAAACTGTGGCTATTGTTGGTGAATCGGGTGGAG GAAAGTCCACAGTGGCATCCCTGCTGGAGCGCTTCTATGACCCGACCAGTGGTGTAATCATGTTGGACGGGCTCGATATTCGAACCCTTGATCTGGCCTGGCTCAGGGGGCAAGTTATTGGATTCATTAACCAG GAGCCAGTTTTGTTTGGATCATCCATCATGGAGAACATCCGCTTCGGGAAGCCTGATGCTACAGATACTGAAGTCATTAATGCAGCAAAGCAAGCCAATGCTCACCGCTTCATTACAAGTTTCCCAGATGGCTATAACACCATGGTTG GGGAAAGAGGTGTGACGTTATCAGGTGGGCAGAAGCAGCGCATCGCCATTGCCCGTGCCTTGATCAAGAACCCCAACATCTTGGTACTGGATGAAGCTACTAGCGCCCTGGATGCAGAATCAGAGGGAGTAGTGCAGGAGGCTCTGGACAGGGCCACAAGGGGTCGCACTGTGCTCATCATTGCCCACAGACTGAGCACCATCCAAGGGGCTGACCTGATCTGTGTCATGAGCAACGGCCGCATTGTGGAG GCTGGGACACACTTGGAACTGCTGAGTAAAGGAGGACTTTATTCTGATCTGATCCGCAGGCAAAGAGCCAAGGGACAAAAATAA
- the atg9b gene encoding autophagy-related protein 9B gives MANFEAYQEYQRIEDFEEDSPPGEEDLLVHVPESLKDSWHHIKNLDNFFTRIYHFHQKNGFACMMLSEFFELVQFLFVVTFTTFLVNCVEYDVLFANRAVNHTGQGQNPLDRNKVTLPDAILPSQQCTQRIQENSWNIFLLIMAAIFWMYRLIKVFCNVLSYWEIRQFYIKALKIRMDELCNFTWQEVQDRLISLQREQQMCIHKKELTELDIYHRILRFKNYMVAMINKSLLPVQLQLPLLGNVVFLTQGLKYNFELILFWGPGSLFQNKWNLHPKYKRSGNRLELAQQLSRVILLMGLANLLLCPFILVWQVLYAFFSYTEVIRREPGSLGARRWSLYGRLYLRHFNELDHELHGRLGRGYKPTSKYMNSFTSPLLTVLAKNIAFFSGSVLAVLIALTVYDEDVLTVQHILTAITVLGVVITIARSFIPDEHMVWCPEQLLQCVLAHIHYMPDHWRGNANKSETRDEVAQLFQYKAVFILEELLSPIVTPFILIFILRNKSLEIIDFFRNFTVEVVGVGDICSFAQMDIRRHGNPTWMSEGQTEASIYQQAENGKTELSLMHFTIKNPHWQPPQESSVFISHLKEKVQHDAQAGPSTQLLLSEAPLCTSLQSNESGTGPENLLASVLAHPILTSSGLQGREHRFIPPSTAASAAASVLASLSSSQVAHTSRGRSHGLLPSSIHPESTMYHSDRTVIDSMSNSDSRLRKNALQSEFASAEMSLHAIYMHELHQQSSHPQRTSGQWQNPVPMRDLHTGLQAHSGHGSSISMPTPVHLGGWKEEEEEDVDDQEINSGSTPTQATGNRC, from the exons ATGGCCAACTTTGAAGCCTACCAGGAGTATCAGAGAATAGAGGACTTTGAGGAAGACTCACCACCAGGAGAGGAAGATTTACTGGTGCATGTGCCTGAAAGCCTAAAAG ACTCATGGCATCATATCAAGAACTTGGATAACTTCTTTACAAGG ATCTATCATTTTCATCAGAAGAATGGCTTTGCCTGTATGATGCTGTCAGAGTTCTTCGAACTTGT TCAGTTTTTGTTTGTCGTCACATTTACTACGTTTCTTGTCAACTGTGTGGAGTACGATGTCCTGTTTGCCAATCGAGCAGTCAACCACACCGGGCAAGGCCAGAATCCTTTGGACAGAAACAAAGTTACTCTGCCAGATGCCATCCTACCAAGCCAGCAGTGCACTCAGAG gaTTCAGGAGAACAGCTGGAACATATTTCTTCTCATCATGGCAGCCATCTTCTGGATGTATCGTCTTATTAAAGTCTTTTGCAATGTTTTGAGCTACTGGGAGATCAGACAGTTCTACATCAAAGCACTGAAGATCAGAATG GATGAACTATGCAACTTCACATGGCAGGAGGTCCAGGACCGACTCATTAGCCTCCAGAGAGAACAGCAAATGTGCATTCATAAGAAGGAGCTGACAGAGCTTGACATCTATCATCGCATCCTGCGGTTCAAGAATTACATGGTGGCCATGATAAACAAATCCCTGTTACCAGTGCAGTTGCAGCTCCCACTGCTGGGCAATGTGGTCTTCTTAACTCAGGGCCTCAAGTACAACTTTGAGCTCATCCTTTTCTGGGGCCCTGGCTCTTTGTTTCAAAATAAATGGAACCTTCACCCCAAGTACAAGCGCAGTGGAAACCGCCTGGAGCTCGCTCAGCAGCTCAGTAGAGTCATCCTGCTAATGGGTTTGGCCAATTTGCTGCTGTGTCCTTTCATCCTCGTGTGGCAGGTGCTCTATGCTTTCTTCAGCTACACAGAAGTGATCCGCAGGGAACCTGGAAGTCTGGGCGCACGCCGCTGGTCCCTTTATGGTCGTTTATACCTGCGTCATTTCAATGAGCTGGACCATGAGCTGCATGGACGACTAGGTCGCGGCTACAAACCCACTTCCAAATACATGAACTCCTTTACATCGCCACTGCTGACCGTGCTTGCAAAGAACATCGCCTTCTTCTCGGGCTCGGTGTTGGCTGTACTCATTGCGCTGACTGTTTATGATGAGGATGTTCTGACTGTGCAGCACATTCTGACCGCTATCACTGTGCTGGGGGTGGTTATAACTATTGCCAG GTCTTTCATCCCAGACGAGCATATGGTGTGGTGTccagagcagctgctgcagtgcGTGCTGGCACACATTCACTACATGCCCGACCACTGGAGGGGCAATGCTAATAAGAGCGAGACCAGGGATGAGGTGGCACAGCTGTTCCAGTACAAAGCG GTATTTATCCTGGAGGAGCTGCTCAGTCCCATTGTCACACCCTTCAttctcatcttcatcctgaGAAACAAGTCTCTAGAAATCATTGACTTCTTCAGGAACTTTACCGTAGAAGTGGTTGGAGTTGGGGACATCTGTTCTTTTGCACAGATGGACATCAGACGCCATGGAAACCCTACA TGGATGTCAGAGGGACAGACAGAGGCGTCTATATACCAGCAGGCTGAGAATGGGAAGACGGAGTTGTCTCTCATGCATTTCACTATAAAGAACCCCCACTGGCAGCCACCTCAGGAGAGCTCAGTTTTTATCAGCCATTTGAAGGAGAAGGTGCAGCATGATGCTCAGGCTGGTCCCTccacacagctgctgctctcAGAGGCTCCTCTCTGCACTTCGCTGCAGTCCAACGAGTCTGGCACAGGG cctgaaaATCTTTTAGCTAGTGTCCTGGCCCACCCCATCCTAACTTCATCTGGACTACAGGGGCGAGAACATCGCTTCATCCCACCAAGCACGGCTGCCTCTGCCGCAGCCAGCGTCCTGGCCTCTTTATCGTCCTCCCAGGTTGCACATACCAGTCGAGGCCGCTCACATGGCCTCCTTCCCTCTTCCATCCATCCTGAATCCACCATGTACCACAGCGATCGCACTGTTATCGACAG CATGTCTAACAGTGATTCTCGCCTCCGGAAAAATGCGCTGCAGTCAGAGTTTGCTTCAGCAGAGATGAGTCTCCATGCCATCTACATGCATGAG CTCCACCAGCAGAGCTCCCACCCACAGAGGACATCAGGGCAATGGCAGAACCCTGTGCCAATGAGGGATCTGCATACAG gttTGCAGGCTCATAGCGGCCATGGTTCCAGCATTTCCATGCCCACTCCTGTCCACCTTGGGGGGtggaaagaggaagaagaggaggatgtgGATGATCAGGAGATTAACAGTGGATCTACTCCAACACAGGCCACTGGGAATAGATGCTGA